In Aegilops tauschii subsp. strangulata cultivar AL8/78 chromosome 3, Aet v6.0, whole genome shotgun sequence, one genomic interval encodes:
- the LOC109771873 gene encoding uncharacterized protein: MSLVPNSSPSPLHSASQIQMAGTTRRPGKPPPPSHAAKRLALRLTTPLASLALLLCAAAGVLLYSKTTPASQIVGTSKESSTASTAPSSPTVESIEGARAIWELPAGPARGVLFLAHGCRCRPENFWPPSQRCPGCVGLPEDVAITARALRRRLAVLAVASAGDCWSLGKEVGAAKRAIQSWTAKNGLGGLPVVALGASSGGYFVSRLAAKMSLAAVVMMISEGVFDPAGAPPGYPPSMFLHMPKDYKTAALVGRNVKMLRSNGVEVRELQSLELPLTPTLLSDRIPGLDHGLSERIWKIFSEEGFTDDRGYMRKDGRATPWKNAVVKRGFWEEVSQWAEHIQEELNLAYGYHEMTSLQNDEMLNWIEEHLK, translated from the coding sequence ATGTCACTCGTACCCAACTCCTCCCCGTCACCGCTCCACTCGGCCAGCCAGATCCAGATGGCTGGCACGACTCGCCGGCCGGGCAAGCCGCCCCCGCCATCTCACGCCGCGAAGCGGCTAGCACTGCGTCTGACCACCCCCCTCGCGTCGCTGGCCCTCCTCCTATGTGCCGCCGCTGGCGTCCTCCTCTACTCCAAAACCACCCCGGCGTCCCAAATCGTCGGCACCTCAAAGGAATCCAGTACGGCGTCGACGGCGCCCTCCTCCCCGACAGTGGAGTCCATCGAGGGCGCGCGCGCCATCTGGGAGCTCCCTGCGGGGCCGGCCAGAGGGGTCCTCTTCTTAGCCCACGGCTGCCGCTGCCGCCCGGAGAACTTCTGGCCGCCGTCCCAGCGCTGCCCCGGATGCGTCGGGCTGCCGGAGGACGTCGCCATCACGGCCCGCGCGCTACGGAGGCGGTTAGCGGTGCTGGCAGTGGCGAGCGCCGGGGACTGCTGGTCGCTGGGGAAGGAGGTGGGCGCCGCCAAGCGGGCGATCCAGTCTTGGACCGCCAAGAACGGCCTCGGAGGCCTGCCAGTGGTCGCTCTCGGCGCGTCGTCAGGTGGGTACTTCGTCTCCCGGCTTGCGGCCAAGATGAGCCTAGCCGCCGTCGTGATGATGATCTCTGAGGGCGTGTTCGACCCGGCGGGAGCGCCCCCGGGCTACCCGCCGTCCATGTTCCTTCACATGCCCAAGGACTATAAGACGGCCGCACTGGTGGGAAGGAATGTGAAGATGCTGAGGAGCAATGGCGTTGAGGTGAGGGAGCTTCAGAGCCTGGAGCTTCCTCTGACGCCGACGCTGCTGTCCGATAGGATACCAGGGCTGGATCATGGGTTGTCTGAAAGGATTTGGAAGATTTTCAGTGAGGAAGGGTTCACTGATGATAGAGGGTACATGAGGAAGGATGGCCGGGCAACTCCATGGAAGAATGCAGTGGTGAAGAGGGGGTTCTGGGAGGAGGTATCCCAGTGGGCTGAGCACATCCAGGAGGAGCTGAATCTTGCTTATGGATACCATGAGATGACAAGCTTGCAGAATGATGAGATGTTGAATTGGATTGAGGAGCACCTGAAATGA